One Micromonospora sp. FIMYZ51 genomic window carries:
- a CDS encoding D-arabinono-1,4-lactone oxidase, whose translation MSTHRNWAGNVRYAARAYHRPSSVDELRELVAGSDRIRAVGSGHSFNRLGDTTGDQVTLAGLPATVRLDEARRQVEVPAAMRYGELATWLHERGYALANLASLPHISVAGAVATGTHGSGAVIGNLATAVAGLELVTASGELRTVQRGSADFPGMVVSLGALGIVTRLTLDVLPTFDIRQYVQLDLPRAALDEALDSAYSVSVFTDWRSTRGTQVWRKQLADQPPPPAGWLGTTAADRPWHPVPGMPTVNCTEQLGVAGPWHERLPHFRLGFTPSSGEELQSEYHLPRAVAADALAALDEVAHLIAPVSQTSELRTVAADELWLSPNQGRDSLAIHFTWIADASAVLPVVAAVEGALAPFAPRPHWGKVFTIPTEEIAATYPHWTDFAALLSRLDPTATFRTEELDHLFPR comes from the coding sequence CTGGTCGCCGGCAGCGACCGGATCCGCGCGGTGGGCAGCGGACACTCCTTCAACCGGCTCGGCGACACCACAGGCGATCAGGTCACCCTCGCCGGCCTGCCGGCCACCGTACGCCTGGACGAAGCACGGCGGCAGGTCGAGGTGCCGGCCGCGATGCGTTACGGCGAGCTGGCCACCTGGCTGCACGAGCGGGGGTACGCCCTGGCCAACCTCGCCTCGCTGCCGCACATCTCGGTGGCCGGCGCGGTGGCCACCGGCACCCACGGATCCGGCGCGGTCATCGGCAACCTGGCCACTGCGGTCGCCGGCCTGGAACTGGTCACCGCGTCGGGGGAGCTGCGCACCGTGCAGCGCGGCAGCGCCGACTTCCCCGGGATGGTCGTCTCGCTCGGCGCGCTGGGCATCGTCACCCGGCTCACCCTGGACGTGCTGCCCACTTTCGACATCCGCCAGTACGTCCAGCTCGACCTGCCCCGCGCCGCCCTGGACGAGGCGCTCGACTCCGCGTACAGCGTCAGTGTCTTCACCGACTGGCGCTCGACGCGCGGCACCCAGGTCTGGCGCAAGCAGCTGGCGGACCAGCCGCCACCCCCGGCGGGCTGGCTGGGCACGACGGCGGCCGACCGGCCCTGGCACCCGGTGCCCGGCATGCCGACGGTCAACTGCACCGAGCAGCTCGGCGTCGCCGGCCCCTGGCACGAGCGGCTGCCGCACTTCCGGCTCGGCTTCACCCCGAGCAGCGGCGAGGAGTTGCAGTCCGAGTACCACCTGCCCCGGGCCGTGGCCGCCGACGCACTCGCCGCGCTGGACGAGGTGGCGCACCTGATCGCCCCGGTGTCGCAGACCAGTGAGCTGCGTACCGTCGCCGCCGACGAGCTCTGGCTCAGCCCGAACCAGGGCCGGGACAGCCTCGCCATCCACTTCACCTGGATCGCCGACGCCTCGGCGGTGCTGCCGGTGGTCGCCGCGGTCGAGGGCGCCCTCGCCCCCTTCGCGCCCCGCCCGCACTGGGGCAAGGTCTTCACGATCCCCACCGAGGAGATCGCCGCCACCTACCCCCACTGGACCGATTTCGCCGCCCTGCTATCCCGCCTGGACCCCACCGCCACCTTCCGCACCGAGGAACTCGACCACCTCTTCCCCCGCTGA